The Triticum aestivum cultivar Chinese Spring chromosome 6D, IWGSC CS RefSeq v2.1, whole genome shotgun sequence genomic sequence ctctccctccctcgaacCAGCAGAGCAGCTTgcaggagcgccgccgccgcccatcgccaTGGCCCTGAGCTCCATGAAATTCGTCGCAATTAACCAGCTCCCGCTTCGGATCCAGCAAGAATCGAGCCGCAGCCCCCTCTGCATCTCGGATTCCTGCTCCTCTGTCACGAGCGACGGCCGCGAGCACCGGCGGGACCTGGATGAGGTAGGCGACCCCGGCGATGTAGTCGTCTTGGAGTGCGCGCGCGGCGTCCTCGGCGCGTGGCGGAAGGGCGCTCCTCAGCAGGGGGCGGGACGGGCGGCGTCCTCTGCTTTCCCCTCggtgcggcaacggcgacggcgtcCTCGGCGCGTGGCGGAAGGCCGCCCCTCGGCCGGGGGCGGGACGGGCGGCGTCCTCTGCTCGGCTGCGGGTGCGAGGCGTGAGAGATGTAGGTGGCGTGCGGCAACGTTGGAGCAATGGGCGCGGACGTCGCCGGATCCGACATGGGGCGCGGCGGTGGAGGCTGAGCTCCACGGTGGCGTGGTTGGGGGGGCTGGGCGGCACGGGAAAGAAAGGTTGGGGGTGTTTTGATTTAAACTCAGctaacactgttttcagcaaaCCGTTATGCCACGTCAGCGGAAAGCGGGACCCATCTGTCATAAACATGCTTAAACGAGCCAAATCCGCCGATCAGTGTTATTTGCAAAAAGATTACCGTAGACATGatgttttctgcaaaaaaattgtattgtagtgtttttcgcaaacctaaccttcaaactggtggttttgtgcaatttactcccACCAGCCGGAGGACGCCCGCCCGCGCCAGCCCCCGCCAGCCGAGGGGAgaggacgccccgccgccgccgacgccaaccAGGCTTTGCCGGGCGGTGGCGAGGGGAGGAGATGGGACGAGGGGTAGAGACCGGCGGCCGTTGGGTGGCCCTCCCGGCCGCCTGCGGGGGCGACGTGGGAGTACTGTTACGAGTGTAATCTAGTCACTTTGCTGTTTAGTTTCGTGGCGCCCCTTTTCCAGAATTTTACCACCATACCCAACCCCAAAACTTACAGTTCCTTGTGGAGGGGAATACAAACTACTTTCTACAGTTAGTTTATATCGATTAGGATCCAAAATCCACTTGCTAATTTGTTTCCTTAATTACTTGACTGATCAGCTAAATTTTATATCCACCTTCCCAGCAGCCTGTGTTTTCATTTCTTTATCCATGGGGAAAGTGGTTTCGTTGGTCTACTTTATAATTTATATGCAAGTTTTTATTGCTACAGTAGTTTATTTGCTTGTGTACATATTGAGTACAAGTTATTACTACTATTTTGCCCTTTAGCGAGTAAGCAAAGCATGCATGTAGAGTTTATAATCATTTCTAGGATAAATGTACTCACCATATATGGACACTGATTTGAGTACCATACTATGTACTTGTAGTATCCACGTGAACAAGATGTTCTCCGTGGCGTCAGTGGTATCAAGCCTTGCAACCTCCGTTCTTGGAAAGGCTGCATCCTTTGGTACTGACTGGGCTGTTAATGAGATCAAGTCAGCCTGGAACGCCCAGGAAGAGCTTCACAAGTTGGAAAACTCATTGAAATTTATCTGTGGTGTTCTTCGAGATGCTGAGGACAGGGAGTCAGCTTCTCATGTCCTTCACGAGTGGCTGGACTGTTTGAAGGATGCGGTCTATGACATAGATGATCTTTTGGACGATGCGTCCACCGAAGCTCTCATTCTACAAGTTCATAAGGGTTTATCTCGCATTCAGTCTATGAGCCTTCTCATTACTGGTCCATTCAAATTGAGTCACAAAATAGAACAAGTTCGTAAAAAACTTGATGAGATAGCAAAGGACAGAGGGCAATTTGGTTTAAATGAGCAACCAATTATTGACAGCCGGATGTTCAGGAGCAGCAACAGGGAAACTCATTCTTTCATCACCGAATCAGATATTATTGGAAGAGCTGAAGCCAAAAAGAAGATAATTGAAAAGATATTGACAGCTAAAGACTCAAAACCCTTGTCTGTTCTTCCGATTGTCGGTTTAGGAGGAATTGGAAAAACTGCTTTAGCAAAATGGATTTACAATGATGTTCAGGTTACCCAGAATTTTGAGATGAAATTATGGGTTTGTGTATCTGATGTGTTTAATTTAAAAAAGATCTTGGATGATATAATACAATCAGGTACAGGTGAAAGCAACATGAAGCTAAATCTAGAGATGCTGCAAAGGAAGTTGTGTGAACTTTTGAAGGAAAGAAGATATTTTCTAGTGCTAGATGATCTCTGGAATGATAAACTTGCAGACTGGGAAGAGCTGAGAAGGCTGCTGTCTAGTGGTGGAAGAGGAAGTGTCATTATAGTTACCACACGCAGTTCAAATGTTGCATCAATGGTGAAGACTATGGAGCCATATGACGTGGAAAAACTGCCAGATGATAAGTGCATGCAAATATTTACCCAGTACGCATTCAGAGGTGAGGAAGAGGACATGATGGACCAACAGTTAGTAAGTATTGGGGAGTCCATTGTGAAAAAGTGTTGTGGTGTTCCTTTGGCAGCCAGGACGCTGGGTTCCCTATTGTCAAGATGTCGAGATATTGAAGAATGGCGACATGTTCTGGAGGACAATTTGTGGAATATGGAGCAGAACACAGATGATATCTTGCCAGCATTGAAATTGAGTTATGATGCACTTCCACCTCATCTACGACCATGCTTTTCTTGCTTGACAGTTTTTCCAAAAGGCCACACAATTTACCAGGACATTTTGATTATGTTTTGGATGGCTCTGGGATTGATTCGTCCATCTAATAAACGCACTCAGCTACAAACTGGAGAGAAGTATTTTAAAGAACTACTTGGGAGATCTTTATTCCAGGATCAGTGCGTCCTTTCTGATAACAGGGTTTTCTACTGTAAAATGCATGATCTTATTCATGACCTTGCAACCTTGGTATCCCAAAAGGAGCATGCCATTGTAAGTTCTGAAAAGGTAACAGTCTCTGAGAGTGTCAGGCACCTAGTTTGGGACCGTGAGAACTTCTCCATAGGACTCAATTTTCCTGAGGAACTGAAGAAGGCAAATAAGACAAGAACATTTACAATCAGATCAAGCTTTGGTACCGTGAGCAAATCCTTCATTGATGACCTTTTCTCAAGTTTCACACTCCTCCGTGCTGTGACATTTTTTGGAGTTGACTTTGAAGTACTGCCGAGTTCCATTGGAGATTTGAAGCACCTGAGGTACCTGCTTATACAGTTTAATGGCAAACTCAGATTATTGCCGAAGTCCTTAGGTAAGCTGGTGAATTTGGAAATGCTTCATCTCTATGGCTGCAACCAGTTAGAGGAGTTCCCAAATGAAGCTCGCAACCTTGTTAGCCTTGTATACTTCAACCTCACATCAAAGCAGAAGTATCTAAGGCTGTGTGGTTGGTCCTCTCTCGCAATTCTGAAAATGAGCTATTGCTATGAACTGATATCATTGGAAGAGGGTTTTGACAGCTTGAGAGCCCTCCGAGAGCTACTCATCTTTGATTGTCCGAAGCCGACCGCTCTCCCCTCCAGCATATGGCAACTCTCTACACTTGTTGCATTGAGTATTAGTGGCTGTGAAGAGTTAGATTTGATGGTACCAGCTGGGGAAGCCTCGGGAGGACTATATAGTCTTCAGAACCTGCAGCTTGGTCGTCTTCCAAAGGTGACACACCTTCCAGAGAGCTTTAAGtctgcttcttcctctcttcaATATATAGAGATTGTCGGTTGTGGAAACCTGGAGAGGCTGCCAAGTTACATCCAAGATTTCCGTTTTCTTAAGAGAGCCGTGATTAACGGCTGCCCTGAGCTGAGCATAAGATGCGCGGTCGAATCCGGAGAGGATTACCCTTTTGTAAGCCATATCCCCGAGGTGTACACCGATGGGACTCCACTGTCAAAAGCAAGCTCACCTGGTGAAGAACGTTCTTCGCTTGATTGAGTTCCTCGGGTACCTATTTATCCGTTAAACTCATCGGACATCTATTGTTTCTTTAACTCGTTTGCATCTACATGTACCGCAGTTATGAGTTTGTGCCAATCTAGTAAATCATGGATCCTCGTTGAAGAAGTCCATGGAGTGAGCTATTCAGAGCCGAGAGCACGCCTTTGGCCTGGATTCTTCGCTGTATTTGTACTGTACCATACATATTATGATTTTTCTTTGCGCGTGATCTTGCCCTTTTCGGGCAAGAAACTGTACTGTTTATGAATAATGCCGCTTTTCCTGCTGCTTGTAATTTATGTTAATTCAGCGTCATATAGACATCGCTACTGGTGACCGAAATATTTTGCAATCCTTCATTTCCTCGGATCTTTATCGTGCTAGTGCGTCCGAGGAACTACAACATTTGGAGTTGGTTCCGTTACAGGATTTCTGTTGCATAAAATCCATGCAGTTTCAGTTACACTTGTAGAACCCCATACCGAACTTGAGATTTTGGGCCGCGAATTGCCCGAAATCTTCTTGCTTCTTGGAAGTGGGCGGCGGTGGCCGCTTATGCAGCCAAAACAGGGGAGAAGGGGCATCCATGTGAGCAGCAAAACAGAGCACACACACGCATGTGATTTTATCTGTTTTAGAAACTCCTAATTGTGCTGCGTGGCAGAAAAGCAACTCCAAGTAATACTCCCTACTTGACAGTTATAGTGCTTATAATATCTGTAAGAAGTCAAAATTCATAAATTTGGATTAAGTTAATAGAAAATCCATCCGATATTTTTGTGCAAGAATACATACAGATACTTACTTTTCATATTCTTGAGCCCCCGGAAAGAAACATTTTTGAAGGAACGAACTATACCAACTAactaaaaaaaaaggaaaaagaaaggaa encodes the following:
- the LOC123146078 gene encoding putative disease resistance protein RGA1; the encoded protein is MFSVASVVSSLATSVLGKAASFGTDWAVNEIKSAWNAQEELHKLENSLKFICGVLRDAEDRESASHVLHEWLDCLKDAVYDIDDLLDDASTEALILQVHKGLSRIQSMSLLITGPFKLSHKIEQVRKKLDEIAKDRGQFGLNEQPIIDSRMFRSSNRETHSFITESDIIGRAEAKKKIIEKILTAKDSKPLSVLPIVGLGGIGKTALAKWIYNDVQVTQNFEMKLWVCVSDVFNLKKILDDIIQSGTGESNMKLNLEMLQRKLCELLKERRYFLVLDDLWNDKLADWEELRRLLSSGGRGSVIIVTTRSSNVASMVKTMEPYDVEKLPDDKCMQIFTQYAFRGEEEDMMDQQLVSIGESIVKKCCGVPLAARTLGSLLSRCRDIEEWRHVLEDNLWNMEQNTDDILPALKLSYDALPPHLRPCFSCLTVFPKGHTIYQDILIMFWMALGLIRPSNKRTQLQTGEKYFKELLGRSLFQDQCVLSDNRVFYCKMHDLIHDLATLVSQKEHAIVSSEKVTVSESVRHLVWDRENFSIGLNFPEELKKANKTRTFTIRSSFGTVSKSFIDDLFSSFTLLRAVTFFGVDFEVLPSSIGDLKHLRYLLIQFNGKLRLLPKSLGKLVNLEMLHLYGCNQLEEFPNEARNLVSLVYFNLTSKQKYLRLCGWSSLAILKMSYCYELISLEEGFDSLRALRELLIFDCPKPTALPSSIWQLSTLVALSISGCEELDLMVPAGEASGGLYSLQNLQLGRLPKVTHLPESFKSASSSLQYIEIVGCGNLERLPSYIQDFRFLKRAVINGCPELSIRCAVESGEDYPFVSHIPEVYTDGTPLSKASSPGEERSSLD